In Brassica napus cultivar Da-Ae chromosome A3, Da-Ae, whole genome shotgun sequence, the sequence aatatggagtagggttggagatgTCCTTAcagtaaatttaatttaatataatgatattaatatcaaaattttaatatatatatatatatatatatatattattttcaatttttcctAATACTACTTAATCTTTTCAGATTTTCTTCTGATTTCGCCTAGATCTCTTACAagatatatctttatatttgtgtttttcatAATGGTCGATTTCCTAATTAATAGATAGCAAGGGAAAATGACAAGAGTAGAGGATGTAAAACAATTAGCCGGGCAAAAGATATATATTAGGACGATGTCTATCGTAGGCAAAGCTGTTAATTTGTATGATCATAAACTTCAGAGCACGTTTATTGCTAAAGCCTTTAAGTGGTGCTTAATGaatttttaactaataaaagTAAAGTAAGATAATTTGTTAAGAGACACTTAATGAAAGTGGTTTATTGGTAGTTGCTTAATTTTAAGGTCcttaacaattaaaaaatattaaatttatttgggGTTTTGTCTGACAGAGAGAAAGGTTTAGCCTTGATCCTGCCTCTTGATCAAACCCTCGGAAGACACAtagatagaaaaaataaaaacaaatcagTGGATTGAATTTCTCTTGATTCACGATGAAATAGAAGAATCTAAGACATGCATCAATGAAATATTCAAACATGTAAACATATTGACTCATCTTTACCTTCCGATTCGCCATCGAGAGACACGCCGATCTTTGTGTAGAGCCACCAAGAAGAATAGAAATCGCCTTTCTTGTGGCTGGAAGAGGAGAgaaggaaaaaagaaagaagagaaagaagaaacggGAAGAAATACGCACACCTCTTCTCTCTCCAATGAACTCCTGCCGCGTGGCCAATAAGCGTCGTGCCTTTGTTCCCTTAATTAAGGGACGCGCTTTGGTTTAATTggggttttttatttatttttaatctttcttaAGCTAAGGTCTCTTCTTAAGGGCTTCGAATAAACGTGCTCTCACACTCTCGCAACTTATTCCTTCACACACTCGCCAACAAATAACAAGAGCACAAACGAAAAGGTGAGAAATGAAAGTGAAAAAGTTATGAACTTATGATCATAGTGTGAAGAAACTGCATAGTGACGATCTTTCTCGCAAACTTAAAGCACAATAATTAATCCAGTGGACTATCTTAATActgattataaatattttaatttctacCTCTACGTAAGTCAGTTTGATAACatttgtgtttaaaaaattCCTATAGTGTCGGTCTTAGTTTATATACACCGTGCGGAAGTAGTGATGATGCATTAAAAgcagaagtggcaacaagatgGAAACAATACATATCGTAATTCCATATATCATCAGAGGAATACATAACACAGACGACCAATTAAATGGACCGTCATATATAAAGAAAGACATGAAACACACAAATTCTAAAACACAACAGATAACAGTAATATGATTTGGATACACTTATACTAGTGACATCTTAATTATTCTTTAATACTCTCTCAGCGATTATATGATAAACCCTTCAACGTATACATCCTCTCATGCTCACCTGACGCTGCAACCAACCAAATACATTCAACACATTGTTACGTGGTTAGTAACACTCCAATAAACACCCTTaagtaaaatgaaatatataaagtAAAGAGTATATTACTTGTTACAGTTGGTTCTTGCGCTGATGGGGTAAGAGATCCTAACACGGCAAGCACCAGGAAGACCAGCAGCACGGCGTGCGTTAAGTCTAGAACCCAAGGCTTTAGCTGCTCCTTGGATGCAACGACAAGCTTGCTGGCGGTCAGTGGTGGTCCGAGCCATGCTGTTGAGCGTCCGAACGCCAGAACAACACCCTGGAGAAATGTAACCACCTTTTGTCAGGTAGTTGATGCATTGGCCCAAGTTGCTGGCGACTGCGCCACACGAGATTGCTGCCTCGGTCGCCATTGGAGCGGACACTAGCATGCACACAATCACCAACGTCGACAACTTTAAGAGCCCCTCCATAATCTTAactttttgtatttcttttttttttcttaagtaaGGAATGGATTTGGATGATGAAAAAGAGCTAATAAGGATTGTGTTTATATAGAGAAGAGCTAAGAGGGCAAATGCATGAAAGTGAGGGGAGCGGTGTGAGTGTAGTTGGTGGTTGGTTTCATTTAATACATTGCTTACTCTCTTTTCTCATCTTTGTAGTTTTATATACTAGTTTAGTAAATCTATGTCAACTACTACATACTGATCTCCGTTTgttctcttttttatttgtcaGATCAGATCTATAGACTAGATCAGAatgtgtagatcattcttgtatACACGTAAAATACCAATCATTATATTACTCTATGTCCAGGCTTCCAGCTTAGCAAATTGTATTGTACCCAACGTTTGATGTAGTTATAGAATTAATGCATGGAGGTAAAACTGAACAACATACAAGTTTGTTAGATACAATAAAGTAAATTGGATATTTAGGCTTTTAAAGtacaaaatcttatatatatatgttacatgAAAGTTAATTTCCTGCAATTTATGCTAGCAAGTTGTTTATTCCTTGTCCCTTTCTTTCCTTTGTACAAAGGGCTCGTTTTCATTCGGTTTCGCAAGAAGACCTACAACAAAATAATGTACTCTCTTCCAAAACATGGTTTGGAACAACCTAATGGCAAATACATAGATTTGCTTTCGACTATTCCAACTTTGATCAAATTTCTTCGTTTTCTGGAATTGTTTTTCTTCATCAATAAGGTTAATCCTAGATTAGGTTAATCCTGGATAGAGAATTAACCTTATTGATTAGTATACATATACTTCTGACTATGACTCTCAGTCAGCCTTGCCAAATTCTTCAATATTCGCGCTGCTTTCCACAACAGTCTCTCTTACAAACCTACCACAGTGTATTTACAAGAGTTAGGTTCGAGAAAGAAAGATGTATGTTTGAATTGGAGACGACAGGAACGTCGTTTAGCAACAGCCTATTTTTCCTATTGaatagccaaaaaaaaacaaagatgatTTACCTGAGCCAAAGAGGACACAAATGCCATCCTGAGGAGACATCAATCTCTGACTGTTCCTTCCTGCGTTACAATATTGGGTCTCAGCTAAATATCAGTAACATGATGTTTCAGAAGCTCTGCTACTTTGACTGTAAGCATAAGCTAATTATCAAGGAGAGAGGAGAAAAAAGGTCAACAAAGTTAGTGCACCATGTGTTTCTAATAAGAATATGTTCTGGCAGTGTTGAGGATCCCAGAACTGTCTGCGGATGTGTATTCAAATATGTTCATGGGTAAGAAAATCTCAGCTCAGACAAAAACACTTTCTTTCAATATGTGAGTACCACTCTATGGCCGTGGAAGCAGAATTGCAAATTCAAAAATCAGAGCATCGAAACTATGAGATTCATTATCAGACCCTTTATTAACATAAACATTTAacgaaacaaagaaaccatggaAGAATAGATGACTATGGCAATGTAAACTTCATGTAGTGATGCCACTAGAAAGATGAATTGTATCAGCCTGTGTAATAGACATAAAAGGTAACAGCAGGAAAAATATAAAGACGATCAACCAATGCCTCCAAGAAGATGAATATATAACTTTCACTAGATTTTAAAACCTTACATACAATAGATAGCAGAGAGATTAACTAGGCATAAGACATGGGATTTAAGCAACAAAGGCATCACAATCTTGAGAAGCTACCACCAAATATGTCATATATTCTTGAGTTTTCAGATTTGAGCGTAAGACCTGACATATCTGGTTAGGCCAGATTCGTATTTAGTAAGTTCAGACAAAATTCACTTATTCATACAGAAGACAGACGATAAGGAGACAGCTAAATCAGGAGAGCAAAAAATGAGCTAGATAAGGAGTATTACGTACAGCTAAGAGGCATATCGATAACTTGAGCTGTGACTCCAAGCAAATCTCCTCCAGGATATCTCTGTGCAAACGGGAAAAAAATAAAGCCACACCGAAATGACTCAAACCAATGCTAAGCAGAGAAACTTTACTAATAAGGCAAAGCTTATAAATGAGTAGAAACCGATGCCAAAGTTAATAAATGACTCAATGACATACCAAATTTTCATCAATCACTGGAACTTCTAAGCTCTTAGGAGTTATCACCAAAAgccaaataagaaaatttttcaCTTCCAACTTGGAATTTTCTGCATGTAAAAATCAGACACATGGGTACACATGACTAATGTACAAACAAGGAAAAGCTGAAACCCAAATCAACATAGTACTCTCCATATTCAGCACAGCAGCAAAACGCGATTAGAAAAACACAATCATAGCCACACATCAGACACCAACCCAGCACATGACTAATGTACAAACTAGGAGAAGCTGAAACCCAAACCAACATCGTACTCTCCATATTCAGCAGCACAAAGAGATAATAAGAACACAATCTGGCAATCTGCAACAAATAAGAGTTAAACATACCATACAAAAATGGCTCCTACTCTAATCAAAACAGTCTGAGACAGAATCAGCACTGTATCTTCATCATTAGCGCTACTTGAGCAGCAACAAAAAGAAACTGCTAGATACTATCCACTAGCATGGCCACAGAACTCAAATCATCAAACTCGGCTACACAAGATTATAATCTGAGCATTAATCTCACCTCTTATAAGGATATGTTCCAGTGTAGGCCAAGCCAAATAGGTTTCGCTATGGGATCAATCAACACCTACAAAAATCAACATGATATCAATCtaatttccagaaaaaaaaatgtattataatCCCTAAACACCAAGAATCTAATCATATACACAGTACCTCGCGATTAACAGCGAAGATCATGCTAAGTCGTTCTCAACTACAAAGAGAATCAACAGATCCTTCAAATTAGATAGTAAGCTCAGCTCAGCTCAGCTAATATGCTGCCTCATCTTGCTCATCGCGACGATATCTCCTGGTCTGTAAGCGCCGCTGGAAATGATAGTGATATCAGAAGTAGAGCTTGGATCAATGAGTTCCACGGATGCGATCCTGCGACCACGACCATTCCCGCCGCCATAACTTGCTTCTTCCCTGACATTTTCGCCTGGAAACGGAGGAACTTAGACGATGATGAGCAACTGACGCAGAGCACTCTTATTGGGCCGAAACTTTAGCCCAACCCAACTTGTTGATTCAGTATTTGATCCGTACTGTGCATTTTGGTATTTTGACCAATATACAGAGATTCATTGTtccgaaaacaaaaataataatagtctTGAGACAAACTAAATTTAAAACTGAGTAAATATACTTAAAAATGAAATTCACAATTTCATGTTAAAGCTTCATGGTAGAATTCCAACCTAATGATTAATTAAGAAGTGATGAGAACATTAGAATCCATGAATTATATATGATTCTAGTGAAAAAATTCTTACTAATTCATTAGATAGAATGACTGAATAAACCATAAAGTTTGCTAtctattatgatttttattttcagattttggagaAAACAATAAACTTAAATAGATAAAGATATTGAAAATGTGGATAAAGATCCAACTGAAAAACTTACTACCTCAGAAACTGAAACTAATAATAGatctagaaaatattttaattgataacaTTTTCACAGATTTTGAATTAGTTCGGGGCACTTTCAACTTTAGGCTAGTTTAGATTTTATGTATTATGGATTGttttcgaaaatatatttatattaaatatgactTTTTCTTGAAATATAAGACATAAATTTCCACATCTAGAAAAATATGTATATGCGGAAAAATAGACGCC encodes:
- the LOC106376871 gene encoding non-specific lipid-transfer protein 5-like; this encodes MEGLLKLSTLVIVCMLVSAPMATEAAISCGAVASNLGQCINYLTKGGYISPGCCSGVRTLNSMARTTTDRQQACRCIQGAAKALGSRLNARRAAGLPGACRVRISYPISARTNCNNVR